The Coffea arabica cultivar ET-39 chromosome 4e, Coffea Arabica ET-39 HiFi, whole genome shotgun sequence genome includes a window with the following:
- the LOC113742738 gene encoding arginine-specific demethylase JMJ20 yields MGLKIERRVERVNGKDLSYTQFVQQYLVQNQPVILTGLMEDWRACKDWILEDGKPNLQFFSTQFGNSKVQVADCGARECMEQKRLEMSVSEFIEKWVQLSSSRESICNEVSDDKSLLYLKDWHFVKEYPEYCAYRTPLFFCDDWLNMYLDKYDMHTDPDSYQKKNEISCSDYRFVYMGPKGTWTPLHADVFRSYSWSANVCGKKQWFFLSPSQHHLVFDRYMTNAVYDIFEDVSETKFPGFKEAIWWECTQEQNEIIFVPSGWYHQVHNQEDTISINHNWFNAYNLSWVWDILLTDYKQARDLLEDIKEICDDFEGLCQRNLAANTGMNFRDFLVFMMRFAFANLFQFHHLGRSGKNPLFWSSQIAQHIVFNLQSIQSIALKMKSVGVCTHHAFSLKPSKILEDHSFMELFTTLKKNYGMMHGPFEIVYEEKMGLCSDMDAIFCDFTNPSIGSSEDLVQLIDFAFEKLGFVASKSLPSQETRYNPEEQLMCRD; encoded by the exons ATGGGTCTGAAAATCGAAAGAAGAGTGGAGAGAGTGAATGGAAAAGACTTGAGTTACACCCAATTCGTACAACAATACCTAGTTCAGAATCAACCCGTTATTCTCACTGGATTGATGGAAGATTGGAGGGCCTGTAAAGATTGGATTCTTGAAGATGGAAAACCCAATCTCCAGTTTTTCTCTACTCAGTTTGGGAATTCCAAAGTCCAg GTTGCAGATTGTGGGGCTCGAGAATGTATGGAGCAAAAGAGATTGGAAATGTCTGTTTCAGAGTTTATCGAGAAATGGGTTCAGCTTAGTTCTTCCAGAGAGAGTATTTGTAATGAGGTTTCTGATGACAAGTCTTTACTGTACTTGAAAGATTGGCATTTTGTTAAG GAGTACCCGGAATATTGTGCATATAGAACTCCATTGTTCTTCTGTGATGATTGGCTGAACATGTATCTTGACAAATATGATATGCATACTGATCCTGATAGTTAccagaagaaaaatgaaataagttGCTCTGATTATCGTTTTGTGTACATGGGACCAAAAG GTACTTGGACCCCTCTTCATGCGGATGTTTTCAGGTCATATAGTTGGTCGGCCAACGTTTGTGGCAAGAAGCAATGGTTTTTTCTCTCACCAAGTCAACATCATCTTGTATTTGACAG GTACATGACAAATGCTGTTTATGATATCTTTGAGGATGTTAGTGAAACAAAGTTCCCCGGTTTTAAAGAG GCTATCTGGTGGGAGTGCACTCAGGAACAGAATGAGATAATCTTTGTCCCTAGTGGATGGTACCATCAAGTTCATAACCAG GAAGATACAATATCAATCAATCACAACTGGTTCAATGCCTATAACCTCTCTTGGGTG TGGGATATACTTTTGACAGACTATAAGCAAGCAAGGGATTTACTAGAAGACATTAAGGAAATTTGCGATGATTTTGAGGGGCTTTGTCAGAGGAATCTTGCAGCTAATACAG GCATGAATTTTCGTGATTTCTTGGTCTTTATGATGCGTTTTGCTTTTGCCAACTTGTTCCAGTTTCACCATCTTGGAAGATCCGGCAAAAATCCCCTCTTCTGGTCATCTCAAATAGCTCAACATATAGTTTTCAATCTTCAATCTATACAAAGTATAGCTCTAAAGATGAAATCTGTTGGAGTATGTACACATCATGCCTTCTCATTGAAGCCCAGTAAAATTTTGGAAGATCATTCCTTTATGGAACTGTTCACtactctaaaaaaaaattatggtaTGATGCATGGCCCATTTGAAATTGTTTACGAAGAAAAGATGGGTTTATGCAGTGATATGGATGCAATCTTCTGTGATTTCACCAATCCTAGTATTGGAAGTTCTGAAGATCTTGTTCAGTTGATAGACTTTGCTTTTGAAAAACTTGGTTTTGTTGCCAGTAAAAGTCTACCCTCCCAGGAAACTAGATATAACCCGGAGGAGCAACTCATGTGCAGGGATTGA
- the LOC113743062 gene encoding protein neprosin — MAASTAHTLLQIIFTFGVFIAFSSTPVLSEPVCVLGSSDNHLLSYLTFHASRKFQQLKGVRSYLRRINKPAVKIIESPDGDLIDCVPSHLQPAFDLPQLKGQKPQDPPERPNGYDSADILAESFQLWTDSGESCPEGTVPIRRTTEKDVRRAGSLSKFGRKSFNAQLTKVSSDHENAFAFAGGDRYYGAKVNLNVWKANETDLYDFSVSQAWILSGIFSLPVDDTDIIEAGWEINPKLYGDEFPRFFTHWTNDLYLTRGCYNLLCSGFVQTSNRISLGAAISPRLSQGGRQLDFGIMIWMDIKNGNWWLEVGPGLVVGYWPSTLFTHLKSHVDMVQFGGMIVRTKSVGMNSSALMGTDDLSDDGVSKASYFRNLQVVDYFNSLIPLSNFQLLTIDDISCYDIKAGRNDVWGNYFHYGGPGGNPQCHGEKNSTSV, encoded by the exons ATGGCTGCTTCTACAGCTCACACATTACTTCAAATCATCTTCACATTTGGTGTATTTATTGCATTTTCCAGTACTCCTGTCTTGTCTGAGCCCGTTTGTGTCTTGGGTTCCAGTGACAACCACCTGTTATCCTATCTAACTTTCCACGCGAGCCGAAAGTTTCAACAACTGAAGGGGGTTAGGAGTTATCTGAGGAGGATCAACAAGCCAGCAGTCAAGATAATTGAG AGTCCTGATGGTGATCTAATAGATTGTGTCCCATCACATCTCCAACCAGCTTTTGATCTCCCTCAGCTGAAAGGACAGAAGCCACAG GATCCACCAGAGAGACCAAATGGCTATGACTCCGCGGATATATTGGCAGAGAGCTTTCAACTATGGACTGATTCTGGTGAATCATGCCCGGAAGGTACTGTGCCTATCAGAAGAACTACAGAGAAAGATGTCCGGAGAGCTGGTTCGCTGAGcaaatttggaagaaaatcTTTCAATGCACAGCTAACTAAGGTTAGCAGTGATCATGAG AATGCTTTTGCCTTCGCTGGTGGAGATCGTTACTATGGTGCAAAGGTTAATTTAAATGTCTGGAAAGCTAATGAGACAGACCTATACGACTTCAGTGTGTCGCAAGCCTGGATCCTTTCTGGCATATTTAGCTTACCTGTTGATGATACTGATATCATTGAAGCCGGCTGGGAG ATCAACCCAAAGTTATATGGAGATGAATTCCCTAGATTCTTCACGCATTGGACG AATGATCTATATCTCACAAGGGGATGCTACAACTTACTGTGTTCAGGCTTTGTGCAAACTAGCAACAGAATTTCTTTAGGGGCAGCAATCTCTCCAAGATTATCTCAAGGTGGCAGACAACTTGATTTTGGAATAATGATCTGGATG GACATTAAGAATGGAAACTGGTGGCTTGAAGTCGGACCAGGTTTAGTTGTTGGATACTGGCCATCAACTCTGTTCACTCATCTTAAGAGCCATGTAGACATGGTGCAGTTTGGGGGAATGATAGTCAGAACCAAATCAGTGGGAATGAATTCATCAGCCCTCATGGGAACTGATGATCTTTCAGATGATGGAGTTAGCAAAGCATCATACTTTCGAAACTTGCAAGTTGTTGACTACTTCAATAGCTTGATTCCTTTATCTAACTTTCAACTCCTGACAATTGATGATATAAGTTGTTATGATATAAAAGCTGGAAGAAATGATGTTTGGGGAAATTACTTTCACTATGGTGGTCCTGGAGGGAACCCACAGTGCCATGGAGAGAAAAACAGCACATCTGTGTAG
- the LOC113740603 gene encoding pterocarpan synthase 1-like, with translation MQVLNIAMLWLAVVIFAAPLARGSIDQSPKAVEKWFKELRRGKEEMTKLHFYLHDIITAKNPTAVIVAQAKITSKSPTKFGETVVLDDPLTQGPEPYSKIIGHAQGIYSFVSKEEKSLIMILNLVFKDGKFNGSTLSLLASNPFLHEYREMPILGGTGAFRLARGIATEKTYAANVTTKNAIAEYHVLVLHY, from the coding sequence ATGCAAGTACTCAATATTGCAATGCTTTGGTTGGCGGTTGTAATATTTGCAGCTCCATTGGCTCGTGGCAGCATTGATCAAAGCCCCAAAGCGGTGGAAAAATGGTTCAAAGAGCTTCGCCGTGGAAAGGAGGAGATGACCAAGCTTCACTTCTATCTTCACGACATCATAACTGCTAAGAACCCCACAGCTGTAATAGTGGCTCAAGCTAAGATTACTAGCAAATCACCCACGAAGTTCGGAGAAACTGTAGTCCTCGATGACCCATTGACACAAGGACCTGAGCCCTATTCGAAGATCATCGGTCACGCCCAAGGTATATATAGTTTTGTTTCCAAGGAGGAAAAGTCACTGATTATGATTCTGAACTTGGTATTCAAAGATGGCAAGTTTAACGGCAGCACCCTTAGCCTTCTGGCTAGTAATCCCTTTCTCCACGAGTACAGAGAGATGCCAATTCTAGGTGGTACTGGGGCTTTCAGATTGGCCCGTGGAATAGCTACAGAAAAAACCTATGCTGCCAATGTTACCACAAAAAATGCTATTGCTGAGTACCACGTCCTCGTTCTACATTATTGA
- the LOC113742079 gene encoding pterocarpan synthase 1-like: protein MRALNIAMLWWVVVIFAVPLAHGSIDQSPKAVENWFKRLPQAKEKLTKLHFYFHDTVTDKNPTAIRVAQANITSKSPTRFGETLVVDDPLTLGPEPSSKIIGHAQGIYSSVSKEERSLIMILNLVFNDGKFNGSTLSLLGSNSIFHEYREMPILGGTGVFRFARGIATAKTYASNTTTRNAVVEYHVLVLHY from the coding sequence ATGAGAGCACTCAATATTGCAATGCTTTGGTGGGTGGTTGTAATATTTGCCGTGCCATTGGCTCATGGCAGCATTGATCAAAGCCCCAAAGCGGTGGAAAACTGGTTCAAGAGGCTTCCGCAAGCAAAGGAGAAGTTGACAAAGCTTCACTTCTATTTTCACGACACTGTAACTGACAAGAACCCCACGGCAATACGAGTTGCTCAGGCCAACATTACTAGCAAATCACCAACGCGGTTCGGGGAAACCTTGGTCGTCGACGATCCACTGACACTGGGACCTGAGCCCTCTTCCAAGATCATTGGTCACGCCCAAGGTATATATAGTTCGGTTTCCAAAGAGGAACGTTCCCTGATTATGATTCTGAATTTGGTATTCAACGATGGCAAGTTTAACGGCAGCACCCTTAGCCTTCTGGGCAGTAATTCCATATTCCACGAGTACAGGGAGATGCCGATACTTGGTGGTACTGGGGTTTTCAGATTCGCCCGCGGAATAGCTACAGCAAAAACCTATGCCAGCAATACTACCACACGAAATGCTGTTGTTGAATACCACGTCCTCGTTCTACATTATTGA
- the LOC113740760 gene encoding pterocarpan synthase 1-like encodes MKLINAALLWWVAISIAMPSAYGSVDQSPKAVEKWFKELRHGEEKLTKLHFYLHDTVTAKNPTTVQVAQANMTSKSPTLFGETVVLDDPLTVGPEPSSKIIGHAQGIYSSVSQEGYSQIMILNLIFNYGKFNGSTLSLLGSNPIFNEYREMPILGGTGAFRLARGIATEKSYAVNVTTKNAIAEHHVLVLHY; translated from the coding sequence atgaagctGATAAATGCTGCATTGCTTTGGTGGGTGGCCATATCCATTGCCATGCCATCGGCTTATGGAAGCGTTGATCAAAGCCCCAAAGCGGTGGAAAAATGGTTCAAGGAGCTTCGTCATGGAGAGGAGAAGTTGACAAAGCTTCACTTCTATTTGCACGACACGGTAACTGCCAAGAACCCCACAACTGTACAAGTGGCTCAAGCCAACATGACTAGCAAATCACCAACGCTGTTCGGAGAAACCGTAGTCCTCGATGACCCATTGACAGTGGGACCTGAGCCCTCTTCCAAGATCATCGGTCACGCCCAAGGTATATACAGTTCGGTTTCCCAAGAGGGATATTCACAGATTATGATTCTGAATTTGATATTCAACTATGGCAAGTTTAATGGCAGCACCCTTAGCCTTCTGGGTAGTAATCCCATATTCAACGAGTACAGGGAGATGCCAATACTAGGTGGTACTGGGGCTTTCAGATTGGCCCGTGGAATAGCTACAGAAAAATCCTATGCTGTCAATGTTACCACAAAAAATGCTATTGCTGAGCACCACGTCCTCGTTCTGCATTATTGA
- the LOC113740761 gene encoding pterocarpan synthase 1-like, with product MDQISTKMKTTLLIAVLWWVVAMMAMPILAHGSIDQSPEAVKKWFKELGHAKEKLTELHFYVHDTVTAKNPSAILVAQANTTSKSPTMFGATYVFDDPMTVGPEPSSKVIGRAHGVYSSVSKEDASLIVILNLAFNDGQFKGSTLSVLGSYPLSQKYKEMPILGGSGAFRLARGIVTARAIATDGLNEIIEFHVLVLHY from the coding sequence ATGGACCAGATAAGCACGAAGATGAAGACAACACTACTCATTGCAGTACTGTGGTGGGTCGTGGCGATGATGGCCATGCCAATATTGGCTCATGGCAGCATTGATCAAAGTCCTGAAGCCGTTAAAAAATGGTTCAAAGAGCTTGGACATGCAAAGGAGAAGTTGACAGAGCTTCACTTCTATGTTCATGACACGGTAACTGCCAAGAACCCCTCGGCTATTCTAGTTGCTCAAGCCAACACTACCAGCAAATCACCCACGATGTTCGGGGCAACCTACGTCTTCGATGATCCGATGACAGTAGGACCTGAGCCCAGTTCCAAGGTCATCGGTCGAGCTCACGGCGTATACAGTTCGGTTTCGAAGGAGGACGCTTCACTAATTGTGATCCTGAACTTGGCATTCAACGATGGTCAGTTCAAAGGTAGCACCCTCAGCGTTCTTGGTAGTTATCCCCTGTCGCAGAAGTACAAGGAGATGCCAATACTAGGTGGTTCTGGGGCTTTTCGATTGGCCCGTGGAATAGTTACGGCAAGAGCCATTGCTACCGATGGCCTGAATGAAATCATCGAGTTTCACGTCCTCGTTCTGCATTATTGA